From a single Andrena cerasifolii isolate SP2316 chromosome 8, iyAndCera1_principal, whole genome shotgun sequence genomic region:
- the LOC143372358 gene encoding uncharacterized protein LOC143372358, with amino-acid sequence MTMEQMDISLLLKKEQDEFNIEDMDDDIASLDDINNLLSISLPSLSANKSQFPTDENDEFLRLTTTVRAVYFSYLHKCLLTNYILCYKDKQEDIPCDQLEKCTNRMELHAVQSSLESNLYRHNMLKLISDVKSHTSEKKAYKKLVIFLETPPVKVDVGVQTINSWAELERADNIQSICITSNCEELSSTKQESPVKVEGEQEEVIDAVENEDTIDLSSYINTASPTVNSTCFHDIEHNKCNNESDAEVPDKIEIDEETVKEEEDSNIFSYMQDNTDAPVENNQSSIQNEEENSQDSLLQHMEDMFCDSDDSSDLMTLIEKHSGVSKANVDQEITKMCSEMNSLLPHNSNTPARALETKNGAKSNLVNSNNTRPSNAATGKYSFSYYKEMKNREANKLLAENETPESKQKRRMNSIWFVERVYQVSKLKAKMTELSLKNYRRHGRVKEKIIELFGESDDEEMMPDSPICIEEHLTACKERIAPWIVKHLMPFYKKRRIKNRQLFKVVAKHIADMLIIENTFPEQDCVSKYIDTYFKNKKFIKTKQDVYL; translated from the exons ATGACTATGGAGCAAATGGACATATCCCTCCTGTTAAAGAAGGAGCAAGATGAATTTAACATCGAGGATATGGACGACGATATCGCTAGTCTCGATGATATTAACAATCTTCTGTCAATATCGTTGCCCTCCCTCTCGGCGAACAAATCTCAATTTCCCACCGATGAGAACGATGAATTCCTTCGACTGACTACCACG GTTCGTGCTGTATATTTCTCGTACCTTCACAAATGTCTGCTCACCAATTATATCCTCTGCTATAAAGATAAGCAGGAAGACATTCCGTGCGATCAATTAGAGAAATGCACAAATCGAATGGAATTGCACGCGGTTCAATCGTCGTTGGAATCTAATCTGTATAGGCATAACATGCTGAAGTTG ATTTCAGACGTAAAGTCTCATACCTCGGAGAAGAAAGCCTATAAGAAATTAGTAATATTTTTAGAAACCCCACCGGTTAAAGTAGACGTCGGAGTTCAGACAATCAATTCGTGGGCAGAATTAGAGAGGGCGGATAACATTCAGAGCATTTGCATCACGTCTAATTGCGAAGAGCTCTCTTCCACGAAACAGGAATCGCCCGTCAAAGTGGAGGGCGAGCAGGAGGAAGTAATCGATGCAGTTGAGAATGAAGATACGATTGATCTGTCTAGTTACATCAATACAGCCTCGCCCACTGTGAACTCCACTTGCTTTCACGACATAGAACACAATAAATGTAATAACGAGTCGGACGCAGAGGTGCCTGATAAGATAGAAATTGACGAGGAAACagtgaaagaagaagaagatagcAATATTTTTAGTTACATGCAGGATAATACTGACGCTCCCGTCGAGAACAACCAATCCAGTATTCAAAATGAAGAAGAGAACTCGCAGGATTCGCTTCTGCAACACATGGAGGACATGTTCTGCGACAGCGATGACAGTAGCGATCTCATGACGTTAATAGAGAAACACTCGGGCGTTAGTAAAGCCAACGTGGATCAGGAAATTACTAAAATGTGCTCGGAGATGAATTCTCTTCTCCCACATAATTCCAATACTCCCGCTCGCGCGCTCGAAACCAAAAACGGTGCGAAGAGCAATCTTGTCAACAGCAATAACACAAGACCGTCGAATGCGGCTACAGGGAAATATAGCTTTAGTTATTATAAAGAGATGAAGAACAGGGAAGCTAATAAATTACTGGCAGAGAACGAAACCCCCGAAAGCAAGCAGAAGCGCAGGATGAACAGTATTTGGTTCGTTGAACGTGTGTACCAGGTATCGAAGTTGAAAGCAAAGATGACGGAATtgtcgttaaaaaattatagaagaCACGGGCGCGTGAAAGAGAAAATTATCGAACTGTTCGGGGAATCCGATGACGAGGAGATGATGCCAGACTCGCCGATTTGTATCGAGGAGCACTTGACTGCGTGTAAAGAGAGGATAGCGCCGTGGATTGTAAAGCACTTGATGCCATTTTACAAGAAGCGAAGGATCAAAAAcaggcagctatttaaagtggTCGCGAAGCATATAGCTGATATGCTGATCATAGAGAACACGTTTCCCG agcaAGACTGCGTGAGCAAATATATAGACACAtacttcaaaaataaaaaattcattaaaactaAACAGGATGTGTACTTGTAG
- the Snx3 gene encoding sorting nexin 3 isoform X1 — MADTTVDATRRLNVKKQTLDDAYAAPANFLEIDVINPITHGVGKKRYTDYEVRMRTNLPVFKVKDSTVRRRYSDFEWLRNELERDSKIVVPPLPGKAWKRQMPFRGDDGIFEEDFIEDRRKGLEEFVNKIAGHPLAQNERCLHMFLQEPIIDKNYVPGKIQIAE, encoded by the exons ATGGCGGATACGACCGTGGACGCGACGCGCCGTTTAAACGTTAAAAAACAGACCCTGGACGACGCTTACGCAGCGCCTGCGAATTTCCTCGAGATTGACGTGATTAATCCAATCACGCACGGCGTCGGCAAGAAACGATATACCGATTACGAAGTTCGCATGAGG ACAAACCTTCCAGTTTTCAAAGTAAAAGATTCCACAGTAAGAAGGAGATACAGCGATTTCGAGTGGTTAAGGAATGAATTAGAAAGAGATAGTAAG ATTGTGGTGCCTCCGCTACCCGGTAAGGCTTGGAAGCGCCAGATGCCTTTCCGCGGAGACGATGGTATTTTTGAAGAAGACTTTATTGAAGACCGAAGAAAAGGTTTAGAAGAGTTTGTTAATAA AATAGCAGGGCATCCATTAGCACAGAACGAACGATGTTTACACATGTTTCTGCAAGAACCTATAATAGACAAGAACTACGTACCTGGAAAAATAC AGATCGCAGAGTAA
- the Snx3 gene encoding sorting nexin 3 isoform X2: MADTTVDATRRLNVKKQTLDDAYAAPANFLEIDVINPITHGVGKKRYTDYEVRMRTNLPVFKVKDSTVRRRYSDFEWLRNELERDSKIVVPPLPGKAWKRQMPFRGDDGIFEEDFIEDRRKGLEEFVNKIAGHPLAQNERCLHMFLQEPIIDKNYVPGKIRNT; this comes from the exons ATGGCGGATACGACCGTGGACGCGACGCGCCGTTTAAACGTTAAAAAACAGACCCTGGACGACGCTTACGCAGCGCCTGCGAATTTCCTCGAGATTGACGTGATTAATCCAATCACGCACGGCGTCGGCAAGAAACGATATACCGATTACGAAGTTCGCATGAGG ACAAACCTTCCAGTTTTCAAAGTAAAAGATTCCACAGTAAGAAGGAGATACAGCGATTTCGAGTGGTTAAGGAATGAATTAGAAAGAGATAGTAAG ATTGTGGTGCCTCCGCTACCCGGTAAGGCTTGGAAGCGCCAGATGCCTTTCCGCGGAGACGATGGTATTTTTGAAGAAGACTTTATTGAAGACCGAAGAAAAGGTTTAGAAGAGTTTGTTAATAA AATAGCAGGGCATCCATTAGCACAGAACGAACGATGTTTACACATGTTTCTGCAAGAACCTATAATAGACAAGAACTACGTACCTGGAAAAATACGTAATACATAA